In one Bartonella grahamii subsp. shimonis genomic region, the following are encoded:
- the hflX gene encoding GTPase HflX yields MINENERLGGAFSQNTGQVRALVLIPIFQENRSQSSLRECSISSRVKESLGLARAIRLEVVNYKTINIATPRSATLFGKGKVDALTCYIDEYSIELAIVDHFLTPVQQCNLEKLWNCKVIDRTALILEIFGDRARTKEGVLQVELAHLSYQKGRLVRSWTHLERQRGGRGFLGGPGETQIEADRRLLQEKIIRIRRELETVIKTRALHRAKRKKTSYPVVALVGYTNTGKSTLFNRLSDADVLAKNMLFATLDPTLRKVVLPHGKTILLSDTVGFISNLPTNLIAAFRATLEEVVEADLILHVRDMSDLDHRAHAQDVLEVLSSLDIDIDDMEHIIEVWNKIDMLDEQALNVLQTSAKTRLNPALMVSALKGDGLDQLLRAIEKRIFGEVQSIEYLLQPHEMSLIDWFYENSAEIVQKGHDDGSVTIRAVITAEAKKQLESIKKNMN; encoded by the coding sequence ATGATAAATGAAAATGAGAGATTAGGAGGGGCATTTTCGCAGAATACAGGACAGGTGCGCGCACTTGTTTTGATACCGATTTTTCAAGAAAATAGAAGTCAAAGCTCTTTGAGAGAGTGTTCTATATCTTCTCGTGTTAAAGAGTCATTAGGGTTAGCGCGTGCTATAAGGTTAGAAGTTGTTAATTATAAAACGATTAATATTGCAACGCCTCGCTCAGCGACTCTCTTTGGAAAAGGTAAAGTAGACGCGTTAACCTGTTATATAGATGAATATTCTATTGAGCTTGCGATTGTAGATCATTTTTTAACGCCAGTACAGCAGTGTAATTTAGAAAAATTATGGAATTGCAAAGTTATCGATAGAACGGCTTTGATTCTTGAAATTTTTGGGGATCGTGCACGAACAAAAGAAGGAGTTTTGCAAGTAGAGTTAGCGCATTTGTCTTATCAAAAAGGGCGACTTGTGCGTAGTTGGACACACTTGGAAAGGCAACGGGGGGGGCGTGGCTTCCTAGGTGGACCTGGTGAAACGCAAATTGAAGCAGATAGGCGTCTTTTACAAGAGAAAATTATTCGTATTCGCCGCGAATTGGAAACGGTTATTAAAACACGGGCACTTCATAGAGCAAAAAGGAAAAAAACATCTTATCCTGTTGTGGCACTGGTAGGATATACGAATACAGGAAAATCAACTCTCTTTAACCGTTTAAGCGATGCAGATGTTTTAGCAAAGAATATGTTATTTGCAACTCTTGATCCGACTTTGCGCAAAGTTGTTCTTCCCCATGGAAAAACTATTCTTTTGTCTGATACTGTAGGATTTATTTCTAATTTGCCAACAAATTTGATTGCAGCTTTTAGAGCAACCCTTGAAGAAGTGGTTGAAGCGGACCTCATTCTTCATGTAAGAGATATGTCAGATCTTGATCATCGTGCACATGCCCAAGATGTTTTAGAAGTGCTTTCAAGCCTTGATATCGATATTGATGATATGGAGCATATCATAGAAGTTTGGAATAAGATTGATATGTTGGATGAGCAGGCATTGAATGTTTTACAAACAAGCGCAAAAACACGATTAAATCCTGCTCTCATGGTATCAGCACTTAAGGGGGATGGACTCGATCAATTATTAAGAGCCATTGAAAAGAGAATTTTTGGAGAGGTGCAAAGCATTGAATATCTTTTACAACCTCATGAAATGTCGCTTATCGATTGGTTTTATGAAAACTCTGCGGAAATAGTGCAAAAAGGACATGATGATGGGTCTGTTACCATTAGAGCCGTTATTACTGCTGAAGCAAAAAAACAATTAGAGAGCATCAAAAAAAATATGAATTAA
- a CDS encoding riboflavin synthase, protein MFTGIITDIGCVEDVQPLKQGMRLKISTRYAIESLAIGASIACSGICLTIVERGLKQEDSNWFVVEAWEETLRLTNLVQWIKGTFVNLERSLRLGDEMGGHLVSGHIDGLAEIIDQKNEGNAIRFYLKASRQFMPFIVNKGSIALNGTSLTVNGVEDCIFDVLIIRHTLEMTTWGQAKIGDQVNLEIDQLARYAAKLLTLKREDE, encoded by the coding sequence ATGTTCACAGGAATTATAACGGATATTGGTTGTGTTGAAGACGTTCAACCTTTAAAGCAGGGGATGCGTTTAAAGATTTCTACACGCTATGCTATAGAAAGCCTAGCAATTGGCGCATCAATTGCTTGTTCAGGAATTTGTCTGACAATTGTAGAGCGGGGATTAAAACAAGAAGATTCCAATTGGTTTGTTGTCGAGGCGTGGGAAGAAACATTACGTTTAACGAATCTTGTACAATGGATAAAAGGAACTTTTGTTAATTTGGAACGTTCGCTTCGATTGGGTGATGAAATGGGAGGACATTTGGTTTCTGGTCATATTGATGGATTGGCTGAAATCATTGATCAAAAAAATGAAGGGAATGCAATTCGTTTTTATTTGAAAGCTTCAAGACAATTTATGCCGTTCATTGTCAATAAAGGATCTATTGCACTTAATGGGACATCTTTGACTGTTAATGGTGTTGAGGATTGTATTTTTGATGTTCTTATTATTCGCCATACACTCGAAATGACAACGTGGGGACAAGCTAAAATTGGAGATCAGGTCAATTTGGAAATTGATCAACTTGCTCGTTATGCAGCAAAACTTTTAACTTTAAAAAGAGAAGATGAATAA
- the nrdR gene encoding transcriptional regulator NrdR, whose translation MRCPYCQYEDTQVKDSRPAEEGAVIRRRRVCSVCGGRFTTFERVQLRELLVAKKSGRCEPFDRDKLMRSVDVAVRKRNIDPDHIERAISGIVRQLESLGEPEIASEKIGHLVMEALKRIDDIAYIRFASVYRDFRNASDFHDVIDELSKGIADTESRFDE comes from the coding sequence ATGCGTTGTCCTTACTGCCAATATGAGGATACACAGGTTAAAGATTCACGTCCAGCAGAAGAGGGGGCAGTGATTCGTCGCCGCCGTGTGTGTTCCGTTTGTGGTGGTCGTTTTACAACTTTTGAACGTGTTCAGTTACGTGAGCTCTTGGTTGCTAAAAAAAGTGGACGATGTGAACCATTCGATCGTGATAAGTTAATGCGATCAGTTGATGTGGCTGTACGTAAGCGCAATATTGATCCTGATCATATTGAACGAGCAATTTCTGGCATTGTGCGCCAGCTTGAAAGTTTGGGAGAACCAGAGATTGCTTCAGAAAAAATTGGACATCTTGTGATGGAAGCATTGAAAAGAATTGATGATATTGCTTATATTCGTTTTGCTTCTGTGTATCGAGATTTTCGTAATGCAAGCGATTTTCACGATGTTATAGATGAATTGTCAAAGGGTATTGCGGATACAGAATCTCGTTTTGATGAATAA
- a CDS encoding outer membrane protein assembly factor BamE: MPHIIALIKRELLIGLSIASIGMLAGCNLLDSSGSSQIYREGYVLDKNALSSISIGSSQEQVLLTLGTPSLKTKYDNEVFYYISQTRYRGMQFMKTKIIDRKVLAIYFNKNNQVAKVANYGLQDGQVFDFITQTTPTVTKEHPFLIQIIKGPANLPPHN, from the coding sequence ATGCCTCACATAATAGCCTTAATCAAACGTGAACTATTGATTGGTCTATCAATAGCAAGCATAGGAATGCTTGCTGGCTGTAATCTTCTTGATTCTTCAGGCTCGAGCCAAATTTATAGAGAGGGCTATGTTCTTGATAAAAATGCTCTAAGTTCCATTTCTATTGGCTCAAGTCAAGAGCAAGTTCTTTTAACTTTAGGGACACCTTCATTAAAAACAAAATATGATAATGAAGTTTTTTATTACATTTCACAGACCCGCTATCGTGGAATGCAGTTTATGAAAACAAAGATTATTGATCGCAAAGTTTTAGCCATTTACTTCAATAAAAATAATCAGGTTGCAAAAGTTGCTAATTACGGATTACAAGACGGTCAAGTATTTGATTTTATTACACAAACAACACCAACTGTAACAAAAGAACATCCTTTCTTAATTCAAATTATAAAAGGTCCTGCGAATTTGCCACCCCATAACTAA
- the ribD gene encoding bifunctional diaminohydroxyphosphoribosylaminopyrimidine deaminase/5-amino-6-(5-phosphoribosylamino)uracil reductase RibD: protein MNKKVQDERFMAAAIRLAERHVGLTGENPSVGTLIVRNDNNAGVFIVGYGVTAIHGSPHAEVQALHMAGSLAQGATAYVTLEPCAHYGKTSPCVNALIDSGISRVVVALTDCDKRVDGHGIALLRAAGIEVVEGILAEEAFESLWMHWCIRKIQRCAVTFKMAISADNGVGKRERGGVKISGTLSHAHTHILRAQNNAILVGIGTILADDPQLNCRLPGMEMRSPIRIILDADLSIPLDAKVVQTAIKIPTWVICDVDLSKKSKKKALEQYGVSVYSVEMNNGCVEPFALLQMLYKHGINSVLLEGGVKTGEKFLNAGCVDHLICFHTPVILGKNRIEAPHFGNYLSQFHEIETRMFGNDRFYKWRRKTLCSQEL, encoded by the coding sequence ATGAATAAAAAAGTGCAAGATGAACGGTTTATGGCTGCGGCTATTCGTTTAGCAGAACGTCATGTCGGCCTTACAGGTGAGAATCCTTCCGTTGGTACGTTAATTGTGCGAAACGATAATAATGCGGGGGTATTTATTGTTGGCTATGGCGTAACAGCCATTCATGGGAGTCCTCATGCGGAAGTGCAAGCTTTACACATGGCTGGTTCTTTGGCTCAAGGAGCGACTGCTTATGTTACTTTAGAGCCTTGTGCGCATTATGGAAAAACTTCGCCGTGTGTGAATGCACTTATTGATTCAGGTATTTCTCGAGTTGTTGTTGCACTGACTGATTGTGACAAGCGTGTTGATGGTCATGGTATTGCTCTTTTGCGAGCGGCAGGTATTGAAGTGGTTGAGGGCATTTTAGCTGAAGAGGCTTTTGAATCCTTATGGATGCATTGGTGCATAAGGAAGATACAACGCTGTGCAGTCACTTTTAAAATGGCAATTTCTGCCGATAATGGTGTTGGAAAAAGAGAGAGGGGCGGCGTAAAAATTAGTGGAACACTTTCTCATGCCCATACGCATATTCTACGTGCTCAAAATAATGCTATCCTCGTTGGTATTGGTACTATATTAGCAGATGATCCACAACTCAATTGCCGATTGCCAGGGATGGAGATGCGCTCACCAATTCGTATTATTTTGGATGCAGATTTATCTATCCCCCTTGATGCAAAAGTTGTCCAAACAGCCATAAAAATTCCTACATGGGTTATTTGTGATGTGGATCTTTCAAAGAAAAGCAAAAAAAAGGCATTGGAGCAATATGGTGTGTCTGTTTATTCGGTAGAGATGAACAATGGTTGTGTAGAGCCCTTTGCTCTTTTACAGATGCTTTATAAACATGGGATTAATAGTGTTTTATTGGAAGGGGGCGTAAAGACAGGGGAAAAGTTTTTGAATGCTGGTTGTGTTGATCATTTGATATGTTTTCATACCCCGGTTATTTTAGGAAAAAATCGTATTGAGGCCCCTCATTTTGGAAATTATCTTTCGCAGTTTCATGAGATTGAGACAAGAATGTTTGGAAATGACCGTTTTTATAAATGGAGACGTAAAACATTATGTTCACAGGAATTATAA
- the nusB gene encoding transcription antitermination factor NusB: MADIKSRHFPRSANKRGAARLAAVQALYQMDIVGSGVMETAVEYEAYRLGKDIDGNQYLEADFQWFLAIITGVVKDQKQLDPLLHQQLSAEWSLSRLDSILRAILRAGLWELINRKDVPVAVVMNEYVDIAKAFFEGDEPKLVNAVLDSMAKKVRL, from the coding sequence ATGGCTGATATAAAAAGCAGACATTTTCCGCGTTCAGCCAATAAACGTGGAGCAGCAAGACTCGCTGCAGTTCAGGCACTCTATCAAATGGATATTGTGGGTTCGGGAGTGATGGAAACGGCAGTTGAGTATGAGGCTTATCGTTTGGGAAAAGATATTGACGGAAACCAATATCTTGAAGCTGATTTTCAATGGTTTTTGGCTATCATAACGGGTGTTGTAAAAGATCAAAAGCAACTTGATCCTCTGCTTCATCAACAGCTTTCTGCAGAGTGGTCTCTTTCACGTCTTGATTCTATATTGAGAGCAATTTTACGAGCAGGTTTATGGGAGTTGATCAACCGTAAAGATGTTCCTGTTGCGGTTGTCATGAATGAATATGTCGACATAGCAAAGGCGTTTTTTGAAGGTGATGAGCCAAAACTTGTTAATGCAGTTCTCGACAGTATGGCAAAAAAAGTTCGCCTCTAA
- a CDS encoding 6,7-dimethyl-8-ribityllumazine synthase, whose amino-acid sequence MMKEIRKKPHVLIVEARFYEGISDALLRGAVNTLQKAEASYDVVTVPGALEIPSAIAFAEQNKISYDGYVALGCVIRGETYHFEIVANNSCRALMDLTVHQHLAIGNGILTVENEEQAWVRAKLDDKNKGGFAAEATLCMIALKKRFGDNR is encoded by the coding sequence ATGATGAAAGAGATACGTAAAAAGCCTCACGTATTGATTGTTGAAGCACGTTTTTATGAGGGGATTTCTGATGCGCTTTTGAGAGGTGCAGTGAATACTTTGCAAAAAGCTGAGGCAAGTTATGATGTTGTAACAGTTCCTGGAGCGTTAGAAATACCAAGTGCAATAGCTTTTGCTGAACAAAATAAGATATCTTATGATGGTTATGTTGCTCTTGGTTGTGTTATTCGGGGTGAAACATATCACTTTGAAATTGTTGCTAATAATTCTTGTCGTGCATTGATGGATTTAACTGTTCATCAGCACTTGGCTATTGGAAATGGTATTTTGACTGTTGAAAACGAAGAACAAGCATGGGTGCGTGCAAAACTAGATGACAAAAATAAAGGTGGTTTTGCGGCTGAAGCTACTTTATGTATGATCGCTCTAAAAAAGAGATTTGGAGATAATCGTTAA
- the glyA gene encoding serine hydroxymethyltransferase produces the protein MTQQENDAQKRFFNDNLQTVDAAIFDAIRGEFERQQHEIELIASENIVSRAVLEAQGSVLTNKYAEGYPRKRYYGGCQFVDVVEDLAIERAKQLFGAAFANVQPNSGSQMNQAVFLALLQPGDTFMGLDLNAGGHLTHGSSVNMSGKWFDVVSYGVRQEDQIIDMDEVEQLAKERKPKLIIAGGSSYPRLWDWKRFREIAEEIDAHLLVDMSHIAGLVAGGVHPSPVPHAHIVTTTTHKSLRGPRGGLILTNDEALSRKINSAIFPGLQGGPLMHVIAAKAVAFEEALRPSFKSYSANVVANAKTLAKILQSNGFNIVSGGTDNHLLLVDLRSKNLTGKRAELALGRAHITCNKNGIPFDSETPSITSGIRLGSPAATTRGFLEKEFIQVGHLISEVLDGLRSAKSDEDNYAVEMAVEKKVKDITNQFPLYSYLSTR, from the coding sequence ATGACTCAGCAAGAAAATGACGCACAAAAGCGCTTTTTTAATGATAATTTACAAACTGTTGATGCTGCAATCTTTGATGCAATTAGAGGGGAGTTTGAGCGTCAACAACATGAAATTGAGCTGATTGCTTCAGAGAATATTGTTTCAAGAGCGGTTCTTGAAGCGCAGGGGTCTGTTTTAACTAATAAGTATGCAGAAGGTTATCCAAGAAAGCGCTACTATGGCGGATGTCAATTTGTTGATGTCGTTGAAGATTTAGCCATTGAAAGGGCAAAACAGCTTTTCGGTGCTGCTTTTGCAAATGTACAACCTAATTCTGGTAGCCAAATGAATCAAGCTGTCTTTTTAGCTTTACTTCAGCCTGGTGATACATTTATGGGCTTAGATTTAAATGCTGGTGGTCACCTTACGCATGGTTCATCTGTTAATATGTCAGGAAAATGGTTTGATGTTGTCTCCTATGGTGTGCGTCAAGAAGATCAGATTATTGATATGGATGAAGTTGAGCAGCTTGCAAAAGAACGTAAGCCCAAACTTATTATAGCGGGTGGATCATCTTATCCACGGCTATGGGATTGGAAACGATTTCGTGAAATTGCAGAGGAGATTGATGCTCATCTACTCGTGGATATGTCTCATATTGCCGGTCTTGTTGCTGGTGGCGTGCATCCTTCACCTGTTCCACATGCGCATATTGTAACAACAACAACACATAAGTCGCTTCGAGGTCCTCGTGGTGGTTTAATATTGACAAATGATGAGGCTTTATCCAGAAAAATTAATTCTGCAATTTTTCCTGGTCTTCAAGGTGGTCCTTTAATGCATGTGATTGCCGCAAAGGCTGTTGCGTTTGAGGAGGCTTTGCGTCCCTCTTTCAAGAGTTACAGTGCCAATGTTGTCGCTAATGCGAAAACTTTAGCAAAGATATTACAGAGTAATGGTTTTAATATTGTTTCTGGTGGTACAGATAATCATTTGTTGTTGGTTGATTTACGTTCCAAAAATCTAACAGGTAAACGTGCTGAATTGGCTTTGGGACGTGCTCATATTACCTGCAATAAAAATGGTATTCCTTTTGATTCTGAAACGCCATCTATAACATCGGGAATTCGCTTGGGATCACCTGCTGCCACAACGCGTGGTTTTTTAGAAAAAGAGTTTATACAAGTTGGTCATCTGATTTCAGAAGTTCTTGATGGTCTTCGGAGCGCAAAAAGTGATGAAGATAATTATGCCGTTGAAATGGCTGTTGAGAAAAAGGTAAAAGATATAACGAATCAATTTCCTCTTTACTCTTATCTTAGCACTCGTTAA
- the argC gene encoding N-acetyl-gamma-glutamyl-phosphate reductase — MLTKVFIDGEHGTTGLQIQKRLERRTDLKLLSIAHKDRHNIHLRRDYLNQADIAILCLPDDAARETVHWLKKNKNIRIIDSSTAYRVAPDWVYGFPEMTVGQRKRIQAAHYVTNPGCYPTGAISLIRPLREAGLLDAHYPISINAISGYTGGGKQLILQMENQSQQNIQENYFIYGLNLEHKHVPEIKIYGQINQTPLFIPSVGRFPQGMIVNLPLHRHLFTKSANCSDLREILANHYDGQNTILVASQEETASLQRLNPECLANKDDMKLFVFGNDREGIFNLSAIFDNLGKGASAAAIQNLDLMLSSD; from the coding sequence ATGCTAACCAAAGTTTTTATTGATGGTGAACATGGCACAACTGGACTACAAATACAAAAACGCTTAGAGAGGCGTACAGATTTAAAACTACTCTCTATTGCTCATAAAGATCGCCATAATATTCATCTGCGACGAGACTATCTTAATCAAGCCGATATTGCTATTTTGTGTCTTCCAGATGATGCTGCACGCGAAACAGTTCATTGGCTTAAAAAAAATAAAAATATTAGGATTATTGATAGCTCAACAGCCTACCGTGTTGCACCAGACTGGGTTTACGGTTTTCCTGAAATGACAGTAGGACAAAGAAAGCGTATCCAAGCAGCACATTATGTAACCAATCCCGGATGCTACCCTACCGGTGCCATTAGTTTGATTCGCCCGCTCCGCGAAGCAGGACTGCTAGACGCCCATTATCCCATCTCGATTAATGCAATCTCCGGCTATACTGGTGGTGGAAAACAGTTGATTTTACAAATGGAAAATCAATCTCAACAAAATATTCAAGAAAACTATTTTATCTATGGCCTTAATCTTGAACACAAACATGTGCCAGAAATCAAAATCTATGGACAAATCAACCAAACCCCACTTTTTATACCAAGTGTTGGGCGTTTTCCCCAAGGAATGATTGTGAATCTTCCACTGCATCGCCATTTATTTACAAAATCAGCAAACTGTTCTGATTTGCGCGAAATTCTCGCAAACCATTATGATGGACAAAATACCATTTTAGTTGCATCACAAGAAGAAACTGCTTCACTTCAAAGACTTAATCCAGAGTGCTTAGCCAATAAAGATGATATGAAACTGTTCGTATTTGGAAATGATCGTGAAGGTATTTTTAATCTCAGCGCTATATTCGATAATTTAGGAAAAGGCGCATCAGCTGCGGCTATCCAGAATCTCGACTTAATGCTTTCAAGCGACTAA
- the hfq gene encoding RNA chaperone Hfq — protein MAERSQHLQDVFLNTVRKQKISLTIFLVNGVKLTGIVTSFDNFCVLLRRDGHAQLVYKHAISTIMPGQPVQMFEGESPE, from the coding sequence ATGGCAGAGCGATCACAACACCTGCAAGATGTGTTTTTAAATACGGTACGTAAGCAAAAAATTTCCCTTACAATTTTTCTTGTCAATGGCGTTAAACTCACGGGTATTGTAACTTCATTTGATAATTTTTGTGTTCTTTTGCGCCGAGATGGACACGCGCAATTGGTTTATAAGCATGCTATTTCTACGATTATGCCCGGACAGCCTGTACAGATGTTTGAGGGTGAAAGTCCTGAGTAA
- a CDS encoding COX15/CtaA family protein, producing the protein MAVKGLNNSILTPVQKKNRKQIQVWLYSILLLCLAIVLVGGATRLTGSGLSITEWKPIHGVIPPIGVDQWQEEFLKYQQIAQYKLLNPDMTLSAFKVIFWWEWAHRVLGRLVGLVALLGLIWFWATKRVEKNILLPLIVVPILIAFQGFIGWWMVASGIGQSNLTSVSQYRLAFHLITACFVIVFVTYLSRGLAEYSEKPANKKVQYFAAWFVVLVLIEIYFGALVAGLHAGKVYNTWPLMDGQIIPDGLLQHRPVWLNLFENSLMVQFIHRFFAYFLFIVSVIHAFYVQKNIPHSTHSRRAFLICVMIIIQAFLGILTLLHEVPISLGLIHQSMALAVLCFAVAHWRATKGAYRVVE; encoded by the coding sequence ATGGCAGTAAAGGGATTAAACAATAGCATTTTAACGCCTGTGCAAAAGAAAAATAGAAAACAAATACAGGTGTGGCTTTACTCTATTTTATTGCTTTGTTTAGCAATTGTCTTAGTGGGCGGCGCTACTCGTTTGACGGGATCAGGATTATCTATAACGGAATGGAAGCCAATACACGGCGTTATTCCCCCGATTGGTGTGGATCAATGGCAAGAGGAATTTTTAAAATATCAACAGATAGCACAATATAAGCTTCTTAATCCTGATATGACCTTAAGTGCTTTTAAGGTCATTTTTTGGTGGGAATGGGCGCATCGTGTTCTTGGGCGTCTTGTTGGTCTTGTCGCTTTATTGGGGCTCATTTGGTTTTGGGCAACTAAGCGTGTTGAAAAAAATATCTTACTCCCACTTATTGTCGTGCCTATTCTTATCGCCTTTCAAGGCTTTATTGGTTGGTGGATGGTTGCTTCAGGGATTGGGCAAAGTAATTTAACAAGTGTGAGCCAATATCGTTTGGCATTTCATCTTATAACAGCATGTTTTGTTATTGTTTTTGTTACTTATTTATCTCGAGGACTTGCAGAATACTCAGAAAAGCCAGCAAATAAAAAGGTGCAATATTTTGCGGCTTGGTTTGTTGTTCTCGTCTTGATAGAGATTTATTTCGGAGCTTTGGTTGCAGGGCTTCATGCTGGAAAAGTCTATAATACATGGCCTCTTATGGATGGGCAGATTATTCCTGATGGATTGTTGCAGCATCGTCCTGTTTGGCTCAATTTATTCGAAAATTCCTTAATGGTTCAATTTATTCATCGGTTTTTTGCTTATTTTTTATTTATTGTCTCAGTTATTCATGCTTTCTATGTACAAAAAAATATTCCACATTCAACCCATTCTCGTCGTGCATTTCTTATCTGTGTTATGATTATTATCCAAGCATTTTTGGGAATCCTAACACTGTTACATGAGGTTCCGATAAGTTTAGGGCTTATTCATCAAAGTATGGCACTCGCAGTGTTATGTTTTGCAGTTGCGCACTGGCGAGCAACGAAAGGGGCATATCGCGTTGTTGAATAA
- a CDS encoding DUF177 domain-containing protein: protein MNVQNVPQMTFALVYPVSVRSLPAKGIRVHLCANKKECTHLAQNHDLIEVKSCEGKFHIFPWKKRGVRIKGLLQARILQLCVVTLEPLENILCENIEVVFVPEDSNLMKPKISEDTGELFLDAEGFDTPEVFYDDKIDIGAIMEEFFELSINHYPRKEGIKMNMVENLEEAEQKFSPFSVLKNWN from the coding sequence ATGAATGTTCAAAATGTTCCTCAAATGACATTTGCTTTGGTTTATCCAGTGTCTGTACGTTCTCTACCTGCTAAAGGTATAAGGGTTCATCTTTGTGCAAACAAAAAAGAATGTACACATTTAGCTCAGAACCATGATTTAATTGAAGTAAAATCTTGTGAGGGAAAATTCCATATTTTCCCGTGGAAAAAACGTGGAGTGCGTATAAAAGGTCTGTTGCAAGCGCGTATACTACAGTTATGTGTTGTTACATTAGAACCATTAGAAAATATCCTTTGTGAAAATATTGAGGTTGTTTTTGTTCCTGAAGATTCAAATTTGATGAAGCCCAAAATATCAGAGGATACAGGAGAGTTGTTTTTAGATGCGGAGGGCTTTGATACTCCTGAAGTGTTTTATGACGATAAAATTGATATTGGTGCAATCATGGAGGAGTTTTTTGAGTTGTCTATTAATCATTATCCACGTAAAGAGGGGATAAAGATGAATATGGTTGAAAATTTAGAAGAAGCAGAGCAAAAATTTTCGCCATTTTCTGTTTTAAAAAATTGGAACTGA